Proteins from a genomic interval of Streptomyces sp. NBC_01445:
- a CDS encoding sensor histidine kinase: protein MSHLRPPAPRADRREGGRHGRPGGRSVPPQPETHIRPQLLRLAVLPPLAVALSASAAVLFTIRSTGARPGLALWAVLAGACLVTLAGIVIAAVAADRAARTVRERVGVLRRASARGQGELRGLVEQLRKGEGPPPRRQPPAAAPDADEFDLLAADMTRAQDVAVTAVVQASQLSSHAGSEQKVEVFVNLARRLQSLVHREISILDELENDVEDPDLLKGLFHVDHLATRIRRHAENLAVLGGAVSRRQWSRPVSMTEVMRSAIAEVEQYSRVKLVPPVDGTLRGHAVADCIHLLAELVENATVFSAPHTQVLLRANTVTSGLAIEVEDRGLGMPVTEQNKMNTLLADPDQVNVASLLQDGRIGLFVVSQLARRHGITVRLQSNIYGGVQAVLVVPQSLLGGDENEPAPRPRSAADATDDSAQTMHQRHQAHERRLSQHQSQQERQHQLEQQPQPQSHRRPPQPQPQNQLPRPPQPDLQPFDPQQYPAPHQPPPPRETPHAGVAVVPRQPQGGASDGRHSGANGVAPPLPLRTAREERRTPADALPGIRSEDPQATVEHTPLQPTPVNGAVRGTMGRPQLPKRRVQEHLAPQLRGGPAQRQERPDNEAPVLHDPGLMAAFQRGIGLAEAAEARDLTLGVRDLPQAGPEPTGGPATGSLAAYEPDARHDGSDTAG, encoded by the coding sequence ATGTCTCACCTTCGCCCGCCGGCCCCCCGAGCAGACCGCCGAGAGGGCGGTCGGCACGGCAGGCCGGGCGGCCGGTCCGTCCCCCCGCAGCCCGAGACCCACATACGGCCCCAGCTTCTGCGCCTTGCCGTACTGCCCCCGCTCGCCGTCGCCCTGAGCGCCAGCGCGGCCGTTCTCTTCACCATCCGCTCCACGGGCGCCCGCCCCGGGCTCGCCCTCTGGGCCGTCCTCGCCGGAGCGTGCCTCGTCACCCTGGCCGGCATCGTGATCGCCGCCGTGGCCGCCGACCGGGCGGCCAGGACCGTACGCGAACGGGTCGGTGTCCTGCGCCGTGCGAGTGCGCGCGGGCAGGGTGAACTGCGCGGTCTCGTGGAGCAGTTGCGTAAGGGTGAGGGGCCGCCGCCCCGCAGACAGCCTCCCGCGGCCGCCCCGGACGCCGACGAGTTCGACCTGCTGGCCGCGGACATGACGCGCGCCCAGGACGTGGCCGTCACCGCCGTCGTCCAGGCGTCCCAGCTCTCCAGCCACGCGGGCAGCGAACAGAAGGTCGAGGTCTTCGTCAATCTGGCCCGGCGGCTGCAGTCCCTCGTGCACCGCGAGATCTCGATCCTCGACGAACTGGAGAACGACGTCGAGGACCCCGACCTGCTCAAGGGCCTCTTCCACGTCGACCACCTCGCCACCCGGATCCGCAGGCACGCCGAGAACCTGGCCGTGCTCGGCGGCGCCGTGTCCCGGCGCCAGTGGAGCCGCCCGGTCTCCATGACCGAGGTCATGCGGTCGGCCATAGCGGAGGTCGAGCAGTACTCACGGGTCAAACTCGTCCCGCCGGTCGACGGCACCCTGCGCGGGCACGCCGTCGCCGACTGCATCCACCTGCTCGCCGAACTCGTCGAGAACGCCACCGTGTTCTCGGCCCCGCACACCCAAGTCCTGCTCCGCGCCAACACCGTCACGTCCGGTCTCGCCATCGAGGTCGAGGACCGCGGCCTCGGAATGCCCGTGACCGAGCAGAACAAGATGAACACGCTGCTCGCCGACCCGGACCAGGTCAACGTCGCGAGCCTGCTCCAGGACGGGCGCATCGGCCTCTTCGTCGTCTCGCAGCTCGCCCGCAGACACGGCATCACGGTCCGGCTCCAGAGCAATATCTACGGTGGTGTGCAGGCGGTCCTCGTCGTGCCGCAGAGCCTGCTCGGCGGCGACGAGAACGAGCCAGCGCCGAGGCCACGGAGCGCCGCGGACGCCACGGACGACAGCGCGCAGACCATGCACCAGCGGCACCAGGCGCATGAACGGCGACTCTCGCAACACCAGAGCCAGCAGGAACGGCAGCACCAGCTCGAACAGCAGCCTCAGCCGCAGTCCCACCGCCGGCCACCACAGCCCCAGCCACAGAACCAGCTCCCCCGTCCCCCTCAGCCCGACCTTCAGCCATTCGACCCCCAGCAGTACCCGGCACCCCATCAACCCCCGCCGCCCCGCGAGACCCCGCACGCCGGCGTGGCCGTCGTCCCGCGGCAGCCTCAGGGCGGGGCTTCCGACGGCAGACATTCCGGGGCGAACGGCGTCGCGCCTCCCCTCCCGCTGCGTACCGCCAGGGAGGAGCGACGGACACCCGCCGACGCGCTGCCCGGCATCCGTTCGGAGGACCCGCAGGCCACCGTGGAGCACACGCCCCTCCAGCCGACCCCGGTCAACGGCGCCGTACGCGGGACCATGGGGCGACCTCAACTCCCCAAACGGCGCGTCCAGGAACACCTCGCGCCGCAGCTGAGGGGCGGCCCGGCGCAGCGGCAGGAGCGTCCCGACAACGAGGCGCCCGTACTCCACGACCCCGGTCTGATGGCGGCGTTCCAGCGCGGCATCGGGCTCGCGGAGGCAGCCGAGGCGCGAGACCTGACCCTCGGTGTGCGCGACCTGCCTCAGGCCGGTCCCGAGCCGACCGGCGGTCCCGCCACCGGGTCACTCGCCGCCTACGAACCGGACGCACGGCACGACGGGAGCGATACGGCCGGATGA